In the Arachis hypogaea cultivar Tifrunner chromosome 20, arahy.Tifrunner.gnm2.J5K5, whole genome shotgun sequence genome, aaaccttgtctgtggtattccgagtaggattctgggattgaatggctgtgatgagcttcaaactcacgagtgctgggcgtagtgacagacacaaaaggatagtaaatcctattccggtacaattgagaacctgcagatgattagccgtgcggtgacagcgcacttggacccttttcactggaaggatagatggtagccattgacaacggtgatccaccaacacacagcttgccataggaggaacgtgCGTGCATGGACAAGAAGGcggaggaaagcagagattcagaagacaaagcatctccaaaactccaacacattctccattattacataccaagtatttattttatgttcccttgttcatttgcaagtcaactgataattataattgacctcctaactaagatttacaagataaccatagcttgcttcaaaccaacaatctctgtgggattcgacccttactcacgtaaggtattacttggacgacccagtgcacttgctggttagtggtactagttgtgaaaagtgtgattcacaattcgtgcaccaagcatCATTAGTATCTTTTCTGTATAATTTATATGACATTCTGTTGATTTTTTAAGGATTTTAGTGGATTATACCCCcattgaatgctactttgagtttctaTAGTTATTTGttgatttcaggtagcattcggatgaagAATTGGTGaaaaatgcatgaagaaacaaaggaggCTCATGCATACGCATCACTGGTGCAGCAAAAAGAAGTCATGGGTATACACATGCTGCACGTACGCACGATTGTAAGAGCGTAACAAGACCAATTCTTCTCTGGACAGGTGGTACTAAATGCCACGACTCAACGTTTAGTGCTGAGGGCCTCGTAAATTGTGCAAGGCTTTCTGGATGTTGGATGCTAAACGCCTACTCACTGGCATTTAGCGCCTATAGCGAGATTTTGAAGGGGGACCACACGTGCAGCAAGAATCAACGGAAGGCTACatgatttgatttcaaatcaaaTAACTAATTAGAAAAGATTCATTAggtcttaatttaatttttaaatcaatttcaattaggactataaataggatagagattTACCCTCGCGGGGACTTCTCTTCTCCTAATTTTTCTCATTCTGTAATTTACAGTTTTTTCTCTCCTAGGGTTTTCTCTACactatgagccactaaacctccattgttaaagttaggagctctgtttactttgatagattaataattatttattcttctactcttgattaatgcattgatttatgtttaagaattggtttcgttcttcatcctacggGTTAGTGAgtattggaaaataactctaTTATAAATTGAATTCTTCTGAATCTTAAAAAAGTTATATCACTAGAATTACATCTTGAAACCCTTTCTCACAACTccttaattatctggacttaatgtgGTACATGACATATAACTGCATCATCTTTGGGTTCTTAGGGTTTATGTGGCTTATAAATCGAAATTTGAACTTAACCCACTAATACAATTgattgatcaaggaattgacaGTTGGTTGGATTAGAGGATATTGAATTGCCTAGGGATAGGAATCCAATCACTTAGGGTTTGCCATAAACTCaatctttgcatgatcaaggtaATTGACATTGAATATTAATCCGGACATTTagacatctccaaagccttaactccATTCTCATACAATTTTCTCAATCATCTACTGTTTTCTCTTCTTACTTCATTGTCTTTTATGCTATTTGACACTCAAAACTCTCATTTCAACTTATCTAAATAGAACAACTAACCAATCATtgcttgcttagtccatcaatcctcgtgggatcgacgctCACTCACCTGAGTTTATTATTTGGTAtgaccggtgcacttgccggtaagctGTGGTATGTAAAATCCGCATCATCAAGATATTggaatattaaagtattttttgggCATTGAGGTGGCTCATTCTAGTAAAGGGGTTACACTTTCGTAGCATAAATACTGCTTAGATCTTTTGACATATTCCGATCTTTTGGGAGCCAGGCCTATTAGTGTTCCTATGGATAACACAACCAAACTCTCTCAGTTGATAATCCTCTTCTTCTGGATCCTTTTGTGTATTGTCATTTGGTTAGTCGTTTAATTTATTTGACAACCACTTGTTCGAATATTACTTATGCAACTCAATAGCTTAGTCAATTATTAGCAACTCTGACTCAAGCTCATTACAGAGCAGTTGTCTGTGTTCCTTCGATATCTTAAGACTAGTCATGGCAAGGAACTTTTCTTTCCTAGGAGTTCCAATCATCTAATTTGTGGTTTTAGTAACTTAGATTAGACGGGTTGCCCAAATATACGTCGGTCTTTAACTAGCTATTGTTTATTTTTAGGTGATTCCTTCGTGTCTTGGAAAACTAAGAACTAGACCACGGTTGCTCGTTCTTTCACCAAAGTAGAATATCGGGATATTGCTAGTACCATTTGTGAGCTTTTATGGATCCTCAATTTGCTGAAATTCCTTAATATCTTGTGCTTGCCCTCCTCTTTTATTTCTTGATAACCAAAGTGCATTACATATTGCTGTGAATCTAGTTTTCATGAGCACACTAAACATTTGGAAGTAGATTGCTATTTGGTACGCCAAAAGGCTCAAGCTAGGATAAGAAAGCTTCTTTATGTTCCTTCTAGGTCAACTTGTGGCCATattcaccaagcatctttctaCTTAACTCTTTCACATCAATCTTTACAAGATAGATATTCTTGACATATACCATCCTCTAGGTTGTGGGAACATATTAAACTAGTCAACATTATTGACCCAATATAAAAAAGACCAGGCCCAACCAGATTAAATCATCCTCACCTCTCTTCATACACgatattttgttttctttctaaAAGTAGTGACTCATCATATAAAATCTTTTTGTTAGGATAAGAATTTGTTATGGGTTTCTCTGGTTTGTTAGAATTATGATGAGGTGTACAGAAtacttcttatatatatatatatatatatatatatatatatatatatatatatatatatatattgtggaggTAGTCCGCATCTTCACAGATATGTCTATTTCACCGAACCTCTCTCCGAGACAGTGCCCAGATCGTTACTCCTTTCGTGCGGGTCGGAACTTACCCGACAAGGAATTTCGCTACCTTAGGACGAAATTCCTTGATTTCCCGAGTTGTCTCAAGAGCAAAAGGCCAAGACCGGTATGCCGACAACAGAAGTAAAGGAGCAAAGCCATAAGAGTCATAAAGTAATAAAAAAGGGGTTGAAATCtacatattgatttttttttttgcgatCTTTTGTGAACCGTATGCATCAAaagatgcatatatatatatatatatatatatatatatatatatatatatatatatatattgatacacAATGAATAATACACAATACacattccatatatatatatatatatatatatatatattttgatacaCAATGAATAATACACAATACacattctatatatattttttctctttgcTCATTGTCTTAGTAATAATCTTAATATGTACCTTAAAAGCACATGTTAATTAGTAAAATATGATCTCCTATCATATATCTTTTAAATGAGATTAAGAAAAAGTATGTAAAAGAAGAGTTAAATGACAAAAGATCATATTTAacatcaattgaaaaaaaattaagaggacCAATTCCATTTTTGAAAGCAATTCACAATAACTTGGATGTGTGTGTGGAGTTGCACGCGTGCGAACGTAATACCAATAATAAATGATGGTATGTGAGGCTAATCTCTTAGGTAGAGTTTGGTATGAGGTATTTGGACTAAGATTGGGGGACTAGGACTCAATATTGTGCTTGGTAGCCAGAGATTGAATCTAAAATTTCAGCCATGAGACACAAAATTTCAGTCCTTTTAGCACCTCTAGAAAGTGGAGACAAAAGGAACTGAAATTTTAGGGACGAAGACTGAACTTCATTAATATCTTTTTCCTAAAATTCCCTCATTACAAATGTCATATTCTAAGTCTATCCTTCATCCCCAATCTCACCCCACCTCTCACTCCACCACCATACCTCTGTCATCACCAAATTCTACCACCAACAACAATAATCTCATAAACATATGTCAAAATCATATTTAACAATCTCATAACATAAGAAGAGgacttcaaaatcaaaataaaaagtagAACAATAGtgggaaagaagaaagaacacaGGGAGGTTCTCATCCTCCTGAAGCTAATCGCAGTTGGCTTCAACGCTGTTCGCCCCGAGGACAGCTTCATGCCTGCTTCGTCTGCCATTAGGAGCGCTGCTTCGTCTCCGTGGAGGTTTCCGGGAGGTCCTTGGTGACTGTCGAATATTTAAGGATAGGAATTTCATAAGCTAGGAACAATGCTCGCCGATAATGACAGTTGTTGACGGTtagggtattttttatttatttatttatttttatcttaaacgAATAAGCTACTGAAATATCTGAAATATAAGTTAGTTATGTATACTTTACCTTGGAACATAACTTAGTTTTGTATACTTTATCCTAAATATTATAGTTTATATCTCATTTTTGTCTCCTTTTTAAACACCATCTTAAATAACTAGGTCATTTACATGATATGCTATTAAAGTTTTATCTTGCTATATAATAAAGGAAATCTGCCACTGCTTTATTATTAGTTGGCTTCTtaatcattaattattattaataatccgAGCTGCTACGGTTGTAAATCACAATctaccataaaaaaataaatttaaccgCCAACAATTTTAATCTTAATGATGTTTTATCCACAATACCAGGGCCAGGAAGCCTTCTGTAACTAAAATGTCATTTTCGATACCCGTAAATTTCAAGTGGCTTGAATTCAAAAGATATTTCTTTGAATTTAAttccaaatattttttattagcaaACCTGAATAGCTGAAATCCATATATAAGATCCATATGAGACGATACTAATTTATCGCTAATAATTCGTATCCAAAATTGCAACAGAAACACAAGATCCACTTAAGAAAACTTACTGCTATAATTACGTGTTAAAAAATTTTACAATTATGATTCTCCTTCTTTGTAGTCTGAGACAATGGAAAGCTAACTAATTGAATCTAAAGAACTTGGGAAATCAAAGAGGTtacagaagaaaataaaagaaacaaaattgcaGGAACATGGCTGCAACACGAACACTTCAAACTAATATTAAAGCATGTCCCATAAAGAACCAAGCACAGGCAACCATCTAACTGAAACATATACACTATAACCAACAACAACTTGATCAAGCAGCTGCTCCCCGGCCTGCTCCATCTCTAATATTACGACCACGTCCACGGCCTCTTCCCCTTCCACGTCCACGGCCTGCACAACCATCAAAGAAgttataaaatcttaaatgctGAAACGAAATGGAACAATAAGCCTCAAGGAAGTTAAAAGGTTCAAATAAGGAAACGTTTCCTGTTACTTGTGTGGCAGTGCAATATGTGCcattaaattcaaatataagaATGCGCACTTACCACGTGGAGCAGGTGGTGGTGCATCATATTCACCATAGTCGTAGTACCCAACTGGCTGGGCACCATAGCCACGTCCTCGTCCCCGGAAACTACGACCCCTTCCACGGCCACGCCCTCTGCCACCATATCCTCGCCCACCATCCCAACCATCACCATATTCCATACCCCCATTGTACATTCCTACATAGAATATACTGTGCTGTTAGCAAGTATGGTATTTCAAAGAAACCTCCtagaacacaattttttttttataattcttacATCTAAACTACATCCAACTACAGTGAAGTAAATTATATAAAGAACTTGAAATACCTCTGCCCCTGCCCCTTCCACGACCTCGACCTCTTCCTCGCATCCTTGGTGAGCCTTCTGTATCAGATAAATTACAGTGAGAAAGGCATGATAGTCATGCAGATTTCCTGAATATTATAGAACTTATTAATTTACCTCCTTCCTCTTCATATTCATTTAGAGGTTTTACTTGATCAGCTGGAAGAGGAACTTGGTACCTGCGTGATGAAATTTACTTAGAATCTTGCCAATATTAAACATATCTAAAATCTACTCAATAAATATAAAGCAAAGGCAGAGCACATTTGACCCAGGTATAAATCTTATTAGGATTATGTTTGGATTTTACTTAGATTTAGCAGCATACTGTGATTAACACCCTATGTTGATCCTGTAGTTTTTAAATATAATGACAATTGGCAAACAAGAAGACCTTACAAACTTATGGCTGCATtgaatatataaacaaataaacttGGCAAGTTATTGTCGACCTAAGTTGCAGTTCTGTCTATCAATTAATATCAAACAGCATCACAGCAGAAGTTAAAAAGACATTTGATTTATGAGCATAACATGTATGGTTATGATATACGAAAGAGAGTAATGAAGTCAGTGTTAAGTCAACTAGTGATAGCTTGACTCATAAATAACAAAACCCATACAAAGCATCTATCCACTAAAAGTTCTTACCCTGTCGAGGATGTATCCAATTCTTTCTTTGACAAAGTAATTGTGATCATTGAAACATGACGAGTAGTCTCCAAACTGATCAAAACACAAAGCCAATTGATCACTCCCATGCAAACAGAAATTAAGCATCTGAATTTTGAAGGATAGCATAATagaaaccaaaattaaaataaaaaacacatacGGAAGAAGGCCTTCTTCTAGTGGCTCCCATGTGTCAGTTATATCAGTTGATCCGATTTGTGTGTTCTGATGCAGACCTACAATCCTTCTCTGAAACAAGTAAACCGATCACTcacaaaacccaaaaataaaaatatgaagacCAGCATATCTAAGTAAAGATAATctgccttcccaccttgatcaGCTCAGCAATCATCACAGTCTTATTGATAGCACGTCCCATTGCTTTAAGAACAATTTCCTCAGATCCTTTCTCCTACAGAACAtacaagttaaaaaaaatgatacaATATTAGCCTGATTCTAGAAATTCATACTTGCTAAAGACATCCCAAGTACAATAGAAAGGAGAAATCCCAGCATCAGCAGAAAATCAATTTACAATAGTTAAGTAAACCAACTAAGAGTTTATGTAAACAGAGACAAATAGTTCATAGTTCAAAGCAAAGAAGAGAGtaaatgaaacaaaaaaataagggAAGAATTTTACTAATTGtgtcttcttttatttgttttttctttatttttttttttttttttttttttgtgtctccACCATCAAGTACATCAGTGGCCAACCCCACCTCCGCACAAGAAAATCTGAGACTCATATAAAAAGAACCTTTTACgtgattataatttataattataattataattatgagATACTAAAATATCTAGAATTTAGTTTGTTAATTGTACAATGAATTTACTCGTTACTGTAAAATGCTAACACAGTTTATTTTGAATGTTTGCTTAATAGAAAAATACGTTAAATCATTCATCCTAATTAATCTTGTATCTTTCCGATTCACGATCGGAATCCGAATTTCGACAAGCATGCATCGCAAGTGCTCTTTGCTTTATTACAAAATCGTTTGGATTCCTGAAATTTAATTGGCCCTCACACTCTCACTACAATTGGATTGTAAGGTTTGTGTAGTAATGAGAGAATTCAATTAATGAAATACCTGAAGGAGAGTGGTGGCGTAGGTGATGTAGTTCCTCATCCTGCCTTGTGTAGTGATGCGTATCTCGTTCTCGTTGATAGGGCTATCTGCCTTGGGCTTCTCCACCCTCTGATACCTATCCATCTGTCAAAAATCAAAACCATAGCAAACAtcatttaactttttattttcacCAAAAAGAGGAGCTGGATTGAGAGAAAAGACCTTTGTGTGTGTTGAGAGGGAAGGAGAAAGGGAAGGGGAGATAAGGGAAGGGGAGTATCAAGCTGAAGCGTGTGAAGGGTGAGGATTGGAAGGGGGATATGGTTGCTAAGGTGGTGTTTGGCGAGTGCTGAGTGCTGAGTAGCTAAGTGACGCAGTCTCGGAGAGGTGAGGCAGGTCGAGTGTTGTGAGATTTCAAGTTAGGGCCCGAAACAGAAGGTGTTATGTGGCTGTTTCTTTCCAGGAGAACTTGGCACATGAGTAGGGCTACTCTGGCCCCGGTCTTATCGCCGATCACACCGCCATCCCCCAACAAACCTTCACATTTCATGGGCCTCTCTCTTTAATAAGGCCCAATCCTATCTCCCTTCGCGTGTAACTTACAAACCTTCTCACTATAACTATCCTTAATAGCATGtaacttgtattttttttttaaaaaaaaatatttttcacataataaatgaataaaaaatatacttttcttattttatacaaacacaattaatagataaaaagatctttttatatgagatatccaaacataaaattacttttatttttataaaaaatcttttaaaaaatatctttttcgacGTCCAAACAAAcccaaatttattataaaataagttcaaattataattattttaaaactctaaatttatTAATAGATTAGACCCAAACGAGTCTTATAAGCCTGTCTTAATATGTTAAAAcataaacaaatatataaatattttttataattaaaaaattattaaatatttaaatttattatattttattataaatatttttatatattttaaattcttaaaatatttagatattcttgtaaacattaaatttgatatattatatataagtaaattttttgaaaaataatttttaaaaataatatttaaaaaaattattttgtaaaataaattatcaatCATTTTAAGAATCGTCAAATTAGGCCTTACTCAATAATTACATGGGCAAAGTATTTGATGGATTTGTGGGAAAGAGCTCCATTAGATGGagttacttaattttttttattaattttttttaagagtaactcaTGAATGATTTTGTATCAAATAGATAACTTTCAAATTGAGATATCAGAATGTGGTGGTTTCAACACGGAAATAAGATAAGAATTTCGTGTTCTCTTACGAAGATGGTAGTGCTGTTTTAGAACTCACTTTTAAGACTACAACAACTTTTAAGATTTTTACATTAGAAGTACCTACTATTATTATTTCACTTACTAAATTGGCACATtgaaatattaatcttttttttttttgtgactaaatagaaaagaaagaaaaaaaagagacaaaaccaaattaattggctagggtcatatctaaatctattagatgttgaagctcactccatggttggctctaattcgagtgaatgtccgcgacagaagcagctgctttagccatacaatctgcaacactatttgcagtcctctgaattaaaagaatagagactctccaattccaattcataacctcctgtatatgctttgccaaatcccattccggaatatccttaccaagcattctttggtttaccaagaaaagagcttctaaacagtttgtttcacaaataacctcatgaaatccactctcccaagcaagaagtaaacctctccaaattgcatacaattcagcaaaaaaaacactgcacacttcgactttcccagtgcaacctttcaaccaacatccatcaggattgcgaatgatacaaccaaaaccagcatagTCAAAAGAAGCAaaccaactagcatcacaattcaattcaACAGAATGAACTGGAAGTGGAACCCAATGCAAATAAAGTGAAGGATGAGACAgagattgatgcatagcaaaaatactgtgaaactcccttactgaactacgaatcaaactcaccactttactggcactccatgaatcatctatattaaataagtcatgattCTTGCTTTTCCAAATCCACCAGATgctcgaaaagaaaagaaaaacatctccactccttgcacctctgtagagccaatcatgtaaattcgagttatctgaatacaggcctaaaaggttccagacctccttggcactagggcactcccgaagacaatgaagaatGGATTCAGAACCATTCTGACACCGATGACAGGTGCTAGATAAATCTAAACCACGACTCAAACGAAACTCTGCCATAGGAATAGCATTATGAAGACTGAGCCAAATCAGGAACTTGTACTTCTCAGGAATATGCAGTCGCCAtacccacaaccaattatcatgctcattccagtcaaactttcttttggctagcCAGCTGTACCCACTCCTAGCTGAGTAGAGTCTAGAAGATGCCACACTCCACGACCAACCCGAACTCTGTCCAGCATTCAAATCCGAattataagcattcaaacgctgtttgacatcttctggaatgatagagaaaatatcatggagattccattgaccatctttccaaacgtctctaatagttaaatcagaGTCAGATATATGTGCAAAAGGAACATCTTGAGCAATTGGGCCCTCAATACtccaattgtcaaaccaaaaagattgatcaagtgaccGGGTCACTTGATGCCACACCCCACGACCAACCCGAACTCTGTCCAGCATTCAAATCCGAattataagcattcaaacgctgtttgacatcttctggaatgatagagaaaatatcatggagattccattgaccatctttccaaacatctctaatagttaaatcagagtcagatatatatacaaaaggaacatcttgagcaattgggccctcaatactccaattgtcaaaccaaaaagattgatcaagtgaACCAACGCACCAAGAGAAGGCATCCTTAAGAGCACCAAAAGCCTTTGAGATACTCTTCCAAATATGAGAAGCATTGCAAGGGACAGGGCCATCTAAAACTCCCTCATTCTTCAGATACTTCGCCCTCAATAGAGCAACCCAATGCTTGTCCTAACAATGAAAAAGTTGCCACACCAATTTAccaagtaaagatatattaacacATGCAGGATCTCTAACACCTAGGCCACCAAATTTCTTTGGAGTGATCACGGTCctccaattaacaagagaaagaccTCTACCATCAACTTGACCCTTCCAAAGGAACTGTCTCATCATAGAAGACAATTTATCGCAAACCCAGTTTGGAAAAAAAGATACCTGCATATGATAGACAGGAATGGATGCTGCAACAGAATTGATCAGGCAAAGTCTCCCTGCTTTATTTAGAAgccttcctttccaattagctaatcttcccctcaccttttcaatcaccgaatgaaaagaagccctactggtacgggaatgattaaggttaactccaagatatcttcctaagtccaaatcaaaacgtattgaagaaacactagtaaaaatatctcttctacgagTAGtcatatttttagaacaaaaagctttagaCTTTTCAAGATTCACTTTCATGCCAGATGTCTTGCAAAAAATGTTAAGAGAATGCATGACTATTTGGACCTGACTCTTTGTAGCCTGACAGAAGAGTaagagatcatctgcaaacatcaaatgagaaaattttgggccacccctagtgacagaaactggtttccacacaccctcgactaccttatgagatatatagcaagcaagtctttccatacaaagtacaaataagtaaggagacattggatcgccctgtctaagcccccttctaggagcaaaactatccaatctattcccattccacataatagaaagagatgatgcacggacacaattcataatcaaattaatagtgatgataggaaaaccaaaagcaatgagagtactctccaaaaacctccaatccaccctatcataagatttttcaagatcaattttaaaagcaagagTACCTTTCTTGGATTTTGTGTGCTTCATGAAATTTAGAATTTCTTGGaccacaataatattatcaggagTACCATGACCCGGAATAAAACCTCCTTGTAAAGAACTAACAATATCTGGAAGAAAAGGCCGAAGTCGGTTAGTCAATACTTTggtgataattttataaacaacattACACAAGCTAATAGGCCTGAAATCCTTCATAAAGGTAGGGTTATCAATTTTAGGAATAAGCACAATCAGAGTTTCACTTTTTGACATGCAATTGTATTTTGACAGTTACATTTTTTGcttttatctattaatttattactatttttctaGCAATGGCAATATCAGAGGACAATAGAAAAGATCAGTGGCATATGATGATCTTGTTACTATGGTACAAAGGGtttaggaaagaaaagaagaattatttaaaaaagtatcattttttatttctttatttttgtgattacaaggttcttaccaatatatagacTAAAAGTAcgctaattataaaataatatcctaataaattacattaatttttgCTGATTCTCTTTGATATTTTCCTGATTTTGTTCCCTAATTAAGATATTTTAATAAATCTTTAGTTCTACAATTTCATACTTCATGTAGTACAAGTAGAGtagctttctttttttattttgtttttaagtgTTGGTTATGTAGCCTGATTATATTAAGTCCATAATTTCATCTAT is a window encoding:
- the LOC112783798 gene encoding uncharacterized protein, with product MDRYQRVEKPKADSPINENEIRITTQGRMRNYITYATTLLQEKGSEEIVLKAMGRAINKTVMIAELIKRRIVGLHQNTQIGSTDITDTWEPLEEGLLPLETTRHVSMITITLSKKELDTSSTGYQVPLPADQVKPLNEYEEEGEGSPRMRGRGRGRGRGRGRGMYNGGMEYGDGWDGGRGYGGRGRGRGRGRSFRGRGRGYGAQPVGYYDYGEYDAPPPAPRGRGRGRGRGRGRGRNIRDGAGRGAAA